TTCCCGACGGTCGGCGCGGTCAGATCGACGTCGACTACTCTGCACATGGGGCAAACTGGACACTTGCCGTATCGGACAACGGGATTGGCATGCCGGTTGCCCCGGATCTCGCGACCTCCGGTCTGGGTTCCTCCATCGTCCAGGCACTCGCAAACCAGCTGAAGGCCAGGATCAGCGTGCGAGGAAGAGATCCCGGGACAGCGGTATGCGTCAGCCACACTCAACTGAGTTCGGTGGCCTCCGACGCCACTGCCATCCCCGAGACACGCGCGATATAGGAAGCCAGAAGCGCTGTCCTGCGCCGACTAGCACCCACCCAAGAGCGAAAAGTGAAGCGGGCCGTTGGTAGTGGCGCCACGCCCTTCCTCGCTGCGAGTTACCCAATAATGATGCAGATACCTCCATGGCCGCCGGAGCCCTACATTCTGGCCCTGACGGGCGTGGGATTACTTATCGCGCTGGTTGCATGGCTGCCTCTTGCGCTGAAGAAGTTGCCGCTGTCGCTTCCCATCATCTGTATCGCGATCGGCCTCATCCTGGGCCGCTACGCGCCAACTCCGACCGTGCCCTTGCCAAGCGAATATCCTGGCTTTGTCGAGCGGTTCACAGAGCTGGTGGTCATAATCGCCCTCATGGGAGCGGGATTGAAAATCGACCGGGTGTTCAGCTGGAAGCGATGGGCGATTACATGGCGGCTCCTCGGTCCGACCATGCTGCTGACGATCGCTTCCGTGACCGTGATCGGAATCTACCTTCTTCATCTACCGCTCCCACTGGCGATCCTGCTTGGCGGTGTGATGGCACCCACCGATCCGGTGCTCGCCGCGGATGTCCAGGTCGGCCCGCCCAAGTCCGGCGAGGAGGACGAGGTGCGCTTTGGCCTCACCTCCGAAGCGGGCCTAAACGACGGCCTGGCGTTTCCGTTCATACATCTGGCGGTTGCGCTTGCCGCCGTAGGAACGACTGGCGCCCCCTGGGTTGGCCAATGGTTCCTCCATAATGTCCTCTGGGAAATCGCAGCCGGTGTCGGCATAGGCTGGCTGGTCGGATGGCTGTTTGGATGGATCACCTTCCACATCCCTGCCGACAGCAAACTCGCTCAAACGGGTGACGGCGTGATCGCGATTGCCGCGACGCTAATCACTTACGGCGTTTGCGAGATGGCCCAGTGCTACGGCTTCCTCGGTGTCTTCATCGCGGCGCTTGTCATTCGCCATGCGCACCGGAGCCACGCATTTCAGCGCGAAATGCACGATTTTACCGAGCAGATCGAGCGCATCGCCATGATGGCGGGTCTCGTGCTTTTCGGCGGCGCTCTCATCAGCGGCGTGTTAGCCCCGCTCGGCTGGAGAGAGGCGCTTGCCGCAGCGATGATCCTGCTGATCGTTCGGCCAGCCGCAGGAATGCTGGGATTGATTGGCTTCAGGGCCCACAAAAGCGAGAAGGTAACCCTCGCCTTCTTCGGGATTCGCGGCGTCGGGTCGTTCTATTATATGGCCTATGGCCTCAATCATATGGAGGCGGGTCACCAGAATGGCCTGTGGGCATTGCTCAGCCTCGTCGTGCTGATTTCGATCCTGATGCATGGGCTCACCGTTACGCCGGTGATGCGCTCACTTGATCGGTTCCACGGTCGCAATCCAGATGGGGCGGCCGGCTAGCGAAAAGCGCCGCTCAATGCGCCGGCGCGGACACGCTTCGCTCGACGTCGCGCGCTGTGACCCATGAGCTGATCTCATCATCCGTCAGCTCGATGCCGAAAGCTTCTTCCAGAGCTATCGGAAGCGAGTAAAATCGATCGAACGCATTTAGGTGCAATTCCGACAAATTGACGAGGGAAGCTACACGGGATCGAGAATCCGCGGGAGTATACCGGGCGATAAAGCTTAGGACGTTTGACATGGATGGTTTCCTGACCCTCATAATAAGGGTCGGCAAGTTTGGTTCCGCGGCTTTATTTGTCAGATAGAGGAGCGCAGAGCTTCAGCCGCGCATCCATTAATCTGCATATTTATCCATCCAGCCGATCCGGTGGGAGTCGCTACCTCGGGAATGATCCTTGAAATTCCCATCAAATAAAAATCACCACTTCTATTTCTGGCGCTACCGGTTCGAGCACCGCTATTACAAAGCCATTCGACCTACCTTAGATGTTCCATCGTCTCGCACTGGCGCCACGTCTTTGCGACGGTTTCGGCTTTTTGAACAGGCGGCACTTACAAGGCTGCGGCTGACTTGCCCCCTTCTGGGTCGTCCAAAATCCCAGTTATTTTGGACGACGAAGGAGTTGCTCGATCAGCAGTTCGGGCAGTGCCGAGGATTACAACGAAAAGGACCCTCTTGGGTAAACTTTGCCCGGTAGGAGTAGAGCCATGCCGGGAATTGAGCCAAGCTGAGAGAGCCGGAACGAACTCTTCCCCGTCGACTAGGCGAGCCCCACGGTGGAAGACTTTCAGCCTCAAGTCGTAACTCTAGGTTTCGATCGAGCCACCGTGTTGCCCGCCCTCACGGCAAGTGAACGCCTACCGCGAACTTTGCCTCACCTCCAGCGTTGGAAGCAGCACAGGCAATCAAGGAAACGACATGGTCTTGCTCAAGCTCGCCTTCGCCTCAGCCGTGGCCTACGGCGTCTTTCGTTACGTGAACCGGGAGCGCCCGCTGCGCCGCGCCGCCTTTGCAGCCGGGGAGTCCACTGCCGGGGCCGTGGAGGTACGCAACGCGGGCCCTGATTCCATGCGAAGCGATCTGCCTGAATGGGACAAGGTCGATCAGGCGAGCGATGAAAGCTACCCCGCCAGCGATCCGCCGGCCAGCAATCGCTTCACCTGATCGAATTGCCGCCAAAGTACGCTAACGCTTCTTCAAAAGGGATGAGCATGACGACACCAGGAGACCAGCTTGCCGCCGGCAAGAGGCTCGCTGCCATCGCCGGTGGACGCGGGGTCGCGCAGGACACACCCAAGGATAGCGCAGCCGGCGAAAGCAGGGGCGCTGCCCCCAAAGTCGTCAAGCCGCGCCATGGCGAGATCGGCCTCGAGGACGACATCCATGAACACGAAAGCGAACGGCTCAATCCCGGCGATTCGGGCGGCAACGAGACCGGCGCTTCCGGAGATCGGCCGAAGGATCCATCCAATAGCGCGTGACCGGGCCCGAAACGCGTCACGCCCACATTGGATTGGGCCAGACCCCGAAACGTGAAAGGTCGCCATCTGAGCGAGGCTGGGAACGAGACATGGGCGAACTATTGGTCGCGCTTTGCGCATAGTGGCCCGCAGCGCAGGCATCCTTCTCTATCGCTTTGCTGAAGACAGCCTCGAGGTCCTGCTCGTGCATCCTGGCGGTCCATTCTGGCGAAGCAAGGATCGAGGCGCCTGGCAAATGCCCAAGGGTCTAGTTCTGCCTGGCGAGGACGACGAGACTGCCGCGCGGCGCGAGGTTGCGGAGGAACTGGGCTGCCGGATCGACGAAGAGCTGATCTCGCTCGGAGACATCCAGCAGTCTGCCGGCAAGGTGGTGGTCGCATTCGCGGCGCAGCGTAACTTCGATCCGGCGGCGCTGGTCAGCAACATGATTGAAATCGAATGGCCGCCTCGCACCGGCCGCAAGCTTGTCGTTCCCGAGGTCGACGCGGCCCGTTGGCTCGACCTCGATGCCGCACGCGGCCATATGCTGCCGAGCCAGACCCAGTTGCTCGACCGACTGGAGGCGGCACTCTCCAATTGCGGCTGAGCTAATCATGTGCCGGAAGATGCTCTGCGACCCAGCGCGCCGCCCCCGATCCGATGCGTACTCACGCGATCGCGTTAATCGAACGGATGAAGTGCAGGCGAAAGCCGGCACTTCGCGAAATCCGATCGGCCGGCAAAGACGGATCGGTGCTCCTCCGACGCCAACCGAAGAAGCCTCTCAATCCCTCCCATTCTTTTAACTTAGGCTTCGATTGGTCCGCTGAGCTCGAGGGCGGCCGCGCGCAGCACGAACAGGGGCATGCCGGCCTTGCTGACGCTGATGCGCCAGTCCCTTGCCGCCCAGAAATCGGCCACGCCATTGCTGATCATGTCACCGAAAATGCGGGTGAGTTCCTCTCGGGCCGCGCCGACGCTCGGCAGCTCCATGTCGTATTTCTGGGGGCCGCGGCCGTCGTCGATCGTAACGCAATAGGTTTCCATGGGGGCTGAATGCGGCGCATGGCCTTTCGTTGCCAGGGGGCGCAAATGGCCCGGGCCGCACCGTGGCGTTTGGGCGCCAAAGGCCATGACGGAACTGCGGGCCATGCGATGGCACGCTTCCCAGCCTATGATCGAAGGGCGGCGGAGTTGACCGAGGCTTGAACGGCTGCGTCGACGGGCCAGATCCAGGTCGCGGCCGCCTCGTCCAGCAGGATCTGCGGGGTTGATCTATTTAGACGCTCAGCTCTTGTCGCTGGTCGCGGGTGCGGGCCGCACCACCAAGCATCGAGTCCGAAAGTACCGCGATGGACGAGCATGAAGCGCGCCCATCGCGGCAACCGTTGCGACCCGAGGCTCTCGATGACCTACGTTGACCGGTTGCTTACACCAGCATCAGCAACAGCCGGCTTTGCGCTGAGCTCCAGATTCTTTGCAGACGGTGACAAGCCGCCATAATTCAGGCTTTGTCGAAGCGGCGATCCTGGGTCATACGGTGAGATGGTCGGCGAAGAAGCACCCTACCTGTTCAGGGAACTGGAACCCGCGCGTTGGCGCGATCACCTGTGCGCCGAGCGGACCACATTGCTGGACGCCTTGCTCGCGGCGGAAGCGAACGGTGTCGTTCGCCTCGGTTATACGAACATAAGGGCACCGGGGACGGTTGCCATCCTTGAACGCGCGCCATCCGACAATGCGCTGGAGCATGTCCAGGTCGTCGGCAAGACCATGCCCGGCATCAATATTGTCGGCGGCGGAATAGGATGCGGGAACCACTATTGCGAGATCGACTGGAGCGTGCCGGTGACGGGCCGACCAGGTTTCCTGCGCCGCTTGGCTTACTGGTGCGCGCGCCGGTTTAGCTGACCATTTCCATCCTGGCGTGGCTCGTCGGTGAGGATGAAATTGCGGATAGGCGGGCTTCCGAACAGCGTCCGCACCATTTTTTGGTCTACGTGGGCAATGCCCCCTGCTCGTGCCGAACCGTTACTGCGACTTCCATGGAAATAAAGTCCTCGGGAGAGCCCAGATATCCCCCCGTGACCGGCATGATCTGCCGGTTGAGGCGGGCAACTGCGACAGGCACCAGGCGGCCCGCCCCCAAACGGTTGTGGGTGGGATCGAAGGCGATCCACCCGGCTCCGGGCAGGTAGACCTCGGCCCAGGCATGGGTCGTTCCTGCATCGGCCTCGGACTGGCCGGGATCGATCAGGTACCCCGATACGGCCCGCGCGCCGAGCCCGAGATGCCGGACTGCCTCGATGAAGAGGCCTGCAATGTCACGGCACGAGCCGCTCGCGAGCGCGAGGGTTTCTGCGGGCGACTGCGTCCCCTCCTCGTCGCGGACGCGGTATTGCACGTGCCCCAGCACACCGGAATTGAGGTCTTTGAGCAGCGACAGCGTGTCAGTTGCTGGGCCAGCCACAAAGGCGCGCGCCCAGGCGCTGACAGCGTCGCCGCCGCGCGTCAGCCAGTCGGGCTCGGCCAGACGGCCAAGATCGATGGCATCGTCGAGCGCGTAGGCAAAGGGATATGTGTGAGCGGCCGGATCGATGGAAAAGACCGGCCAATCCGGCGCCTTGTGATCGACCAGCGCCCTGCTGACGATCGTCAGTTCCTCGGCCGGTTCGATAAAGTCCGCGGTGGCTATGAGATTGCCGAAGACGTCGACGGTCCAGCTCAGCTCCGCCGCAGGCTCGCAAACGAGCGAGCGCTCCAGGGTGGTGAGATCTGTGCCATCGCGCGGCACGACGACGAGGCGATGCGGCTGCAGGGCAACGGGAAATGAATAGCGATACCGCGTCGTGTGTTCGATGCTGAGATGCATGGGTTCTCCCGAGCCGAAACGGCCAGATGATCGAGCGGCCGGTCGTCCGCGGACACGCGGGGGCAGGCGTCACTCGCTAAAGCGCTCCATGAAGGAGACGGTTGCGGCAAGACCGCATCCAGGCGTCCCCGCCCCACGACGGACTTCCCTCAACCGCATCGAACAGCCCCCATCCATTCAACCGGAATATTTAGCCTTGTGCAAGCTTTGCCCTCTTTCTCCGCTCATCTTGGCTCGGGCGCGGAACATGAGCGAGTGGCCAGGGGTTATTGAGGCTCCTACCTCCGACATGACGGGTATTTCACTGTGACCACGGCAACTCACGACACTTCCATCCTCAACGACCTCATCGCCACGCTGCTCGACAGCGTCGACGGCTACCAGAAATCGGCTGGCGACATCGACAATCAAGCACTTGCCGACAAGTTCAATGCCCGGGCGCGCGAACGCCAATCGGCGGTGGCGAAGCTTCAGGCCGCCGTGGCTTCGGCGGGCGGCAATCCCGAAGACGATGGCACGCTTCTGGCCGGCGCCCACCGCGTCTTCATGAATCTCAAGGAAGCGGTCACGGGCAAGGACGACAAGGCAATCGTCGCCGAGATCGAGCGCGGCGAGGATCATCTGAAAGCCAAGTTCGAAAAGGCTCTCGCCAATGCCGACCTGTCGCCGACGGGCCGCGCGGCAACCGATGAAGCGTGGCAGTCGGTCCGCGCCGGGCACGACGAGATGAGCGCGCTCAAGCATTCGATGGGCGCCTGACGAGACTGGGCCGGCGCGGCTTTGGTCGTGCTGGCCCATTGGCTCCGTCTCGATCGAAGGATTTGCAAGCATGACAGAAGCACGCGAAGCGACCTCCCTGCTCGCCGAAGCCTCTACCCAGGACCTCAAAGTCAAGTCGCGCGATGGCGATGGCCTCGGCCAGGTCAAGGCGCTCATGATAGACAAGCGCAGCGGCCAAGCGGCCTACGCCGTCTTGAGCCTGGGCGGATTTCTGGGGCTCAACAAGAGCTTCTACCCCATCCCCTTCGGGCTGCTGGCCTACGATCCGAGCGAGGACTTCTATGTCGTCACGATCGATCGGCGCGTTCTCGAAGGCGGTCCTAGCTGGGCCAGCCACAGCCCCGAGTTCAACCAGGCCTATGCCGACCGTGTCTCGAACTACTACGGCACGCCGCCGGCCGCTATCTCCTAGCTCGGCTTGGCCGACTGGCGGAAAGGGAGGCCAAAGGCAGTCTCCTTCGTCAGCCCCGCCTGCTTTGCCTCGTCGGCTCCAGGATACCAGTTAGACGGCGCCCACTTGCAAAATCTCGCCCATGGTCACGGCGGAATGGGGGCAGCTCCGTTTGATACTTCGCGCGGCCCTTCTGCCGAAACGGGTCCCGGCGCCGGACTAACAATGCAGGCTTTGCCATAGGTCCCGCGGCGGTAGACGCTGCCGCTGAGCAGATTGTTGATGACTGCATCTGAGGAGCTGGCGTCGCACCGATTGGCGGGCAATGCTTACTTCGCATGGAGTGCTTGCGGGAGCGATAAACAGATGACCGAGCGTCTCGCCCTGGTATTCTGCCTGGCCATCATGAGCGCCCTTTTTCTGTGGCCTTTGGCGGCCTCGCTTCGGCATTGACCGGAGGTCAACGTCCATCTCGCTGAGCGGCTTGCGGCCGCCAAGTTCCACCATGCACAACGCTCATGGCCACAGCGGGAACGAAGCGGCAAGGTTGCCGTTATGGCATTGGCCGCGGCGCGTGCGAGTTCACGCGCTGCGGCCTGTCGACGCGGCCGGTTCGATACCTCTTCGCAATCCCTTCCCCCGCCTCGGCATCAGGGACAATAATGAAGTGAGGAAGATACCGCGTGAGAGCCGTCGAAGCCGGGTCACCTTTGACCGACCGCGAACTCCAGATCCTTGGCGCGATCGCGGACGGTTGGTCAGCCAAGGAGGCTGCCCGAACTTTAGGCATTACACCGCGCACCGTGGAATGCCACCTCGACACCGCCCGTATGAAACTGGGCGCACGAAATCGAACCCACACGGTCACAATTGCTCTGGCCTTGGGATTGCTTCAACACCCGCCGCATCGGCTCGAAGCCGCGTGACCTACGTTGCGGTCATTCAAATCTTCGCAAATCAGCTGGGAAGTATCATTGGGTGAAGCGTTGCGGTCTTGTCGTCGGTGATGGAGAGTTCCTCGTGAAAGTCTCTAAGAGCTGATCCGCCGGGAACGGTCTCGCGCTAGCGAAATATCAGCGATCGCGGACGTCGGACTTGCACCGAACCTAGGTCGGCGAAGCCACAGCCTGGTTCGAGATGCCATCCCCTGGGGTATCCTGCGGCGCATTGGCTGCGCCGAACATCCAGACAGCCGCGAGCGCTGCGATCGCCAGGATGAGGCTGACGGCCAGGACATAGCGGACAATGTGCGGCGTGCGTCCGGCGCGCGCCTCGTTAGTCGAGACATGGATCTCGTCGGGGTTGGGGTTCATTCGAAGTCTCCTGTCCCCGGAGGAGCCGGAGCTTGACCTAACGCCCCGTGGCCGTGCGAGTTCCGTTTCTTTGGGACGTGTGCGCCCGCTTCCAACGGAGTCTTCAGGGAAGCGGCGCGGTCGCGACCCCTTGCCCCCCGGCAATGCCTAGAAGTCGATGCCCTGCTTTTCGGCCCATTGGCGGCCCAGCCACCCGATCAGCGCACCGCCGGCCATCATGGCGATCATCGACACGGGGTAAGGTCCAGATGGCGTTGGACCAGCTCCTCGAGTGCGTTGCTGGTGCGGCGATGTTCGTTCGCGAGTCTGGCTTCCTGTTCGTGGGCAATCGGATCCGACGCGCTCATACCCTCTGACTCGGCCTCGAGCCATTGATCGAGATCCTTCTTCCACTGGCAGAGGAGCTCATGACGCGCCGCGATATCGAGGTCGATATCCTCTGCCAGATCTTCGGGGCTGGCGTAGTGACGACGGGCGTCGGGTGCTTTGTCCGCGGCGGCGTCATCGGTGACGGCCTGTGCGGGTTCGACTGCGGAGTCGTCGCTCATGGGTATCCTTTCGCCGGGAGATCCAGCTAAACGCGAAACGGGCGGGCGATCGGTCAGTTCCTGGTCTGCCGGACGCGCGCAAAACACCCACATTTTACGGCTCGTTGCCCAAACATAGGTCTTTCCTGTTGTCGCCTAATCCCGCAACCAGCCCAATTCGTTTGGCCCGCAGTTACGGCCAGGTACCAGCCAGTGGAACACCCCCGATCCCGCCGAGTTGAGGAAGTGCAGGCATCGATGGAGACGATCGCTATGGAAAGCCAAAGCCGGATCCTCATGTCGGAGCTCTCGCAGCGGGTCACTCTCGAGGGCATGACTGTCGATGTGCAGATCTTCAGAATCGGCGCCGAAGATGACTGGATCCTCATCGTTGCCAATGAAAGTGGCAGAACGAACCGCTGGGACGACGTCTTTTCCTCGGACATCGAGGCGATGGCCGCTTTCCAGATTGTCGCTCAGGAGGAGGGTCTGGCGGCCTGTCTGGCCCAGGGCGCCGAACTCGCGGTGCACTGACGCTGCAAGTCTTGCGTTGCGGTCGGCATGGGCGGCTTTTCCCCTTCGTTTGCCGGGACCAACTAAGCCTTTCGCTCCTAGGAGGGGATTGCATGGACGATCTGGAGTCGAGGCTCGGCGCCGCAGACGAATTCATCATCGCACATGCCATGGATAACGACTCAATCGGCTGGCCAATCAAGGATCGCGCCGAATTCCTCGAAGCCTTCAACCGAATTCTCGACGAGCTGGGCGTCCCGGACGCGCATCGACGGCGCGGCGGCCCTGATGTTTCCGGTTCTATATCGCCGTAACCTGGCGCCGCAAACTTGGTGTCAAGATCGGTGCGAGGCGGAAGATTTGGCGTCGCAAGCGCAGACCAGCGCCTTTCAGTTAAAGGCATCCATGCACCTTTAGCCCCGTCAAGCGGCTAGGACCCCGGCAGCAGCCGATCCAAGATGCCCGGTTTGTGTCCGGACGGACCTTGCGTCGGCGTGGGCGTCGTGACCATCAGCATGATGATATAGGCGGCGGCGAGCGCGACGAGGGTCCAGATCAAGCGGCGCCCCATCATGTGAGGACCGTGCCCGCTTCTCCGAATCCGATGGTGAGGACCTGGCTAGCGTCCTCCGCCAGGACAATTATGAGATCCTTGAAATCGAGACGGCCCGCCAGGACGTTCGTGCTCGAAACTTCGCACGCGGTTTCCGCGGCATTCTTGAGAGATGAAGCGTCATCCGCACAGTCGCTGCCCTCCTCGTCGATGGCGGTGACCTCGTTGTAGAGATTGAAAAAATTCCGACGCATGC
The window above is part of the Novosphingobium sp. G106 genome. Proteins encoded here:
- a CDS encoding PRC-barrel domain-containing protein: MTEAREATSLLAEASTQDLKVKSRDGDGLGQVKALMIDKRSGQAAYAVLSLGGFLGLNKSFYPIPFGLLAYDPSEDFYVVTIDRRVLEGGPSWASHSPEFNQAYADRVSNYYGTPPAAIS
- a CDS encoding DUF6894 family protein — its product is MARSSVMAFGAQTPRCGPGHLRPLATKGHAPHSAPMETYCVTIDDGRGPQKYDMELPSVGAAREELTRIFGDMISNGVADFWAARDWRISVSKAGMPLFVLRAAALELSGPIEA
- a CDS encoding PA2169 family four-helix-bundle protein, with translation MTTATHDTSILNDLIATLLDSVDGYQKSAGDIDNQALADKFNARARERQSAVAKLQAAVASAGGNPEDDGTLLAGAHRVFMNLKEAVTGKDDKAIVAEIERGEDHLKAKFEKALANADLSPTGRAATDEAWQSVRAGHDEMSALKHSMGA
- a CDS encoding NUDIX domain-containing protein, translating into MARSAGILLYRFAEDSLEVLLVHPGGPFWRSKDRGAWQMPKGLVLPGEDDETAARREVAEELGCRIDEELISLGDIQQSAGKVVVAFAAQRNFDPAALVSNMIEIEWPPRTGRKLVVPEVDAARWLDLDAARGHMLPSQTQLLDRLEAALSNCG
- a CDS encoding transglutaminase family protein, encoding MHLSIEHTTRYRYSFPVALQPHRLVVVPRDGTDLTTLERSLVCEPAAELSWTVDVFGNLIATADFIEPAEELTIVSRALVDHKAPDWPVFSIDPAAHTYPFAYALDDAIDLGRLAEPDWLTRGGDAVSAWARAFVAGPATDTLSLLKDLNSGVLGHVQYRVRDEEGTQSPAETLALASGSCRDIAGLFIEAVRHLGLGARAVSGYLIDPGQSEADAGTTHAWAEVYLPGAGWIAFDPTHNRLGAGRLVPVAVARLNRQIMPVTGGYLGSPEDFISMEVAVTVRHEQGALPT
- a CDS encoding response regulator transcription factor, which translates into the protein MRAVEAGSPLTDRELQILGAIADGWSAKEAARTLGITPRTVECHLDTARMKLGARNRTHTVTIALALGLLQHPPHRLEAA
- a CDS encoding DUF6894 family protein → MRRNFFNLYNEVTAIDEEGSDCADDASSLKNAAETACEVSSTNVLAGRLDFKDLIIVLAEDASQVLTIGFGEAGTVLT
- a CDS encoding sodium:proton antiporter — its product is MMQIPPWPPEPYILALTGVGLLIALVAWLPLALKKLPLSLPIICIAIGLILGRYAPTPTVPLPSEYPGFVERFTELVVIIALMGAGLKIDRVFSWKRWAITWRLLGPTMLLTIASVTVIGIYLLHLPLPLAILLGGVMAPTDPVLAADVQVGPPKSGEEDEVRFGLTSEAGLNDGLAFPFIHLAVALAAVGTTGAPWVGQWFLHNVLWEIAAGVGIGWLVGWLFGWITFHIPADSKLAQTGDGVIAIAATLITYGVCEMAQCYGFLGVFIAALVIRHAHRSHAFQREMHDFTEQIERIAMMAGLVLFGGALISGVLAPLGWREALAAAMILLIVRPAAGMLGLIGFRAHKSEKVTLAFFGIRGVGSFYYMAYGLNHMEAGHQNGLWALLSLVVLISILMHGLTVTPVMRSLDRFHGRNPDGAAG